The Papaver somniferum cultivar HN1 chromosome 3, ASM357369v1, whole genome shotgun sequence genome includes a region encoding these proteins:
- the LOC113359103 gene encoding putative uncharacterized protein YGR160W, with the protein MEVERRKAKLLTTQLSVLSSKRRTHEGLDALVGLSVDAILSGELARPIKPQQQTNTLTLLDIISNEESGAAYRGLAELNGTGKHKKKSSKKSIKDKLKFCKHGSSWSASSSVPTSDLPSNNKKNRRIEQISDPVLVDRPLLASLSLRSSIKLLDDCQNSDLKSKSDSSSDDDDGEKNVNTTTHEEKEKLEKPESEIHTESSESLVDDENVPGPLITEPDEDEKRENEDGPLISESMMEAGAPTVSLMALLEESGRRVDDDDEDDEDDDEEEDEETGVEYICTVCMVKHRRLAFVPCGHTFCSLCSKELWVSRGNCPLCTGYILEILDIF; encoded by the coding sequence ATGGAAGTTGAACGCAGGAAAGCGAAGTTATTAACCACACAATTATCAGTTCTCAGTAGCAAACGAAGAACACATGAAGGTCTTGATGCATTAGTTGGTTTATCAGTAGATGCTATTCTTTCAGGTGAATTAGCAAGACCAATCAAACCACAACAACAAACAAATACTCTAACTCTTCTTGATATcatcagtaatgaagaatctggagCAGCGTACAGAGGTCTTGCTGAATTAAATGGAACAGGTAAACATAAGAAAAAATCATCCAAGAAATCGATTAAAGATAAATTAAAATTCTGCAAACATGGTTCTTCATGGTCGGCTTCTTCATCAGTTCCTACTTCCGATTTACCTTCTAACAATAAAAAGAATCGAAGAATTGAACAGATTTCTGATCCTGTGTTGGTTGATCGTCCTCTTCTTGCATCATTATCTTTGAGATCATCAATTAAATTATTGGATGATTGTCAAAATTCAGATTTAAAATCTAAATCAGATTCATcatcagatgatgatgatggagaaaaaaatGTTAATACCACCAcccatgaagaaaaagaaaaactggaGAAACCAGAATCAGAGATCCATACCGAGTCTTCAGAATCATTGGTGGATGATGAAAATGTACCTGGACCGTTAATAACAGAACCAGATGAGGATGAGAAGAGAGAAAATGAAGATGGACCGTTGATTTCGGAATCAATGATGGAAGCGGGAGCTCCAACAGTATCGTTGATGGCGTTATTAGAGGAGTCCGGGAGAAGAGTAGACGATGATGACgaggacgatgaagatgatgatgaagaagaagatgaagaaacaggAGTGGAATATATTTGCACAGTGTGTATGGTAAAGCATAGAAGATTAGCATTTGTTCCATGTGGACATACATTTTGCAGTCTTTGTTCTAAAGAACTTTGGGTTAGTAGAGGAAATTGTCCACTTTGCACCGGTTATATTTTAgaaattcttgatattttttga
- the LOC113355440 gene encoding BAG family molecular chaperone regulator 4-like, with protein MTNSSSSSRVIEIEDGNNPEEEIDCEVTPDVQKRGADDNEEDGDVVPTIKLIVSYATSKHEISVPPQATFGDVKKLLANVTGLELNEQRLFFRGKEKQDEEGLHTAGLKDKCKLLLLEDQESKERKLEAVRMNEKMLEACEEVVKVRSEVDSLAEKLAVLEAAVHSGDKVPDKEFVVLGEFLMRQLLKLDGIKAEGEAKAQRRLEVRRVQSLVDTVDNLKAQNANPISNI; from the exons ATGACAAACTCAAGTTCTTCTTCAAGAGTAATCGAAATAGAAGATGGTAACAACCCAGAAGAAGAGATTGATTGTGAAGTTACACCTGATGTTCAAAAGAGAGGTGCTGATgataatgaagaagatggtgatgtAGTACCTACGATTAAACTTATAGTTTCTTATGCTACTTCTAAACATGAGATCAGTGTTCCTCCTCAAGCTACCTTTG GGGATGTGAAGAAACTTCTTGCCAATGTTACTGGGTTGGAGCTCAATGAGCAGAGGTTGTTCTTTAGAGGGAAGGAGAAGCAGGATGAGGAAGGCTTGCACACGGCGGGACTAAAAGACAAGTGTAAGCTTCTACTTTTGGAGGATCAAGAAAGCAAAGAAAGGAAGCTTGAGGCAGTCAGAATGAATGAGAAAATGCTGGAAGCTTGTGAAGAAGTAGTAAAAGTTAGGTCTGAGGTCGATAGTCTCGCAGAAAAG CTGGCTGTGTTGGAGGCAGCTGTGCACAGTGGGGATAAGGTTCCAGATAAGGAATTCGTTGTGTTGGGAGAGTTCCTCATGCGACAGTTGCTGAAATTGGATGGGATTAAGGCGGAAGGAGAAGCAAAAGCACAGAGACGTCTTGAG GTTCGTAGGGTGCAGAGCTTGGTGGACACAGTTGACAATTTAAAAGCACAAAATGCTAATCCCATCAGCAACATCTAG